In one Butyrivibrio proteoclasticus B316 genomic region, the following are encoded:
- the yaaA gene encoding peroxide stress protein YaaA: MRIILSPAKKMNIDTDTLEHQGLPVFLDQTKKILDWLRMQSYADLQRLWNCNDKIAEQNFINWISGTFLEKEMKDQKIEDACE, translated from the coding sequence ATGAGAATCATTTTGTCTCCTGCAAAGAAAATGAACATCGATACTGATACTCTTGAGCACCAAGGATTACCGGTCTTTTTGGATCAAACCAAAAAAATCCTTGATTGGCTTAGAATGCAGTCATATGCAGATTTGCAGAGGCTATGGAATTGTAATGACAAGATTGCGGAACAGAATTTTATTAATTGGATTTCTGGCACTTTTTTAGAAAAAGAAATGAAAGATCAAAAAATAGAAGATGCATGCGAATAG